A DNA window from Methanofastidiosum sp. contains the following coding sequences:
- a CDS encoding thermonuclease family protein, with product IRLVGVDTPEPYSNNNESKWYGLPNTHLKKWGINAMDYTYKRLYKNEVNISYDYIQGQKDEFGRTLAYVYIDNKNFNLELVEKGYARVYTEKKSDLYIKLIEAQTKARINKLGLWDYPNQDN from the coding sequence GATTAGACTTGTGGGGGTAGATACACCTGAACCTTATTCAAATAATAATGAAAGCAAATGGTACGGGCTTCCAAATACTCATCTAAAAAAATGGGGAATTAATGCAATGGATTATACCTATAAAAGATTATACAAAAATGAAGTGAATATTTCTTACGACTACATCCAAGGCCAAAAAGATGAATTCGGGAGAACTTTGGCCTATGTATATATAGATAATAAAAACTTTAATCTGGAATTAGTAGAAAAGGGATATGCTAGAGTTTACACAGAAAAAAAATCTGATCTTTATATTAAACTAATTGAGGCTCAGACTAAAGCCAGAATAAATAAATTAGGATTGTGGGATTACCCTAATCAAGATAATTAA
- a CDS encoding glycosyltransferase family 2 protein has product MDNLFVTFIIAYNLMILAYFLILNSFYLVLLVLASRKLWYHKRKFQTERWHSKFLPFIVKLDEENKSKSLPSIAFIMPSYNEENTILESVDAISKIDYPHIEIIVVNDGSKDDTLGLLKSSYNLFKDSRAVKEKLQTKEVTNIFKSAIDERLLVIDKENGGKADALNAGLNYTRSRLFLAVDADSIVDPQAIDKMVQSYLERDSKVIGIGGIVRVANGSRIENGKVLEARLPTEILPGFQIVEYIRAFLCGRAGFSKLKNLLIISGAFGLFEVKTVVNIGGYKTNMLGEDMELVVRLHKHMRTIKKEYDIIFAPEPVCWTQVPEKYSTLQTQRIRWHQGLIQTLLIHWKMIFNPKYGTVGMIGMPYFFIFEFLGPIIEITGYIAFIGGYILGLLNLTFAVLFFSLAIVFGVIISLFSLLIEEFTTRRYNRTLDVSKLLIIAILENFGYRQLTALWRVKATILLLFRRKSWGELEKRSFKSIENN; this is encoded by the coding sequence ATGGATAATTTATTTGTAACATTTATTATTGCTTATAATCTTATGATATTGGCCTATTTTTTAATCTTGAATTCTTTTTACTTAGTGCTTTTAGTGTTAGCCTCACGAAAATTGTGGTACCACAAGAGAAAATTCCAAACTGAACGTTGGCACAGTAAATTCCTACCATTTATAGTAAAGTTAGATGAAGAAAATAAATCAAAATCCTTACCTTCTATAGCTTTTATTATGCCCTCATACAATGAGGAGAATACGATACTTGAATCTGTTGATGCTATATCAAAAATAGATTATCCCCATATTGAGATTATTGTTGTTAACGATGGCTCCAAAGATGATACTTTAGGATTATTGAAAAGTTCATATAACTTATTCAAAGATTCCAGAGCTGTAAAAGAGAAGCTTCAAACTAAAGAAGTTACAAATATATTCAAATCTGCAATAGACGAAAGATTATTAGTAATAGATAAAGAAAACGGTGGAAAAGCTGATGCCTTAAATGCTGGACTTAATTATACCAGAAGCAGATTATTTTTAGCCGTTGACGCCGACTCAATAGTTGATCCCCAAGCTATAGATAAAATGGTTCAATCTTATCTTGAACGAGATTCAAAAGTTATCGGGATTGGAGGCATAGTAAGAGTTGCGAATGGATCTAGAATTGAAAATGGAAAAGTATTGGAAGCAAGATTGCCCACAGAAATACTTCCGGGATTTCAAATTGTAGAGTACATAAGAGCTTTTCTTTGTGGCAGGGCGGGATTCAGCAAACTTAAAAATCTTCTCATCATTTCAGGAGCATTTGGACTATTTGAAGTAAAAACAGTGGTAAATATTGGAGGATACAAAACAAATATGCTTGGAGAAGACATGGAACTTGTTGTAAGACTACACAAACATATGAGAACAATAAAAAAAGAATACGATATTATTTTTGCGCCAGAGCCTGTGTGTTGGACTCAAGTGCCAGAAAAATATTCAACTTTACAAACACAAAGAATACGATGGCATCAAGGATTAATTCAAACACTCCTTATACACTGGAAAATGATATTCAATCCGAAATATGGGACTGTTGGAATGATAGGGATGCCTTATTTTTTTATTTTTGAATTCTTAGGCCCAATAATTGAAATAACTGGATATATTGCATTTATTGGAGGGTATATTTTAGGATTATTAAACCTAACTTTCGCAGTATTATTCTTTTCACTAGCCATAGTATTTGGGGTTATTATCTCTCTGTTCTCATTATTGATAGAAGAATTTACTACAAGAAGATACAATAGAACTTTAGATGTGTCTAAACTATTAATAATAGCCATTCTAGAAAATTTTGGATACAGACAACTCACTGCATTGTGGAGAGTTAAAGCTACAATTTTACTTCTTTTTAGAAGAAAAAGTTGGGGGGAACTGGAAAAGCGTTCATTCAAATCCATTGAGAATAATTAA
- a CDS encoding HEAT repeat domain-containing protein: MTPFVKIILIALIILLALLLIFYIFTIIIHRNHDKTGNKKSIEYNFILTKIIRREINPNSINVPKKDKKYLRDLLILKLNFSSNEEKEFIRNLYKTWGLEKNDIKQLKSRRWWKKVEALNRLEKMNIVEAESLALKLMDSKKVEVRYAALKMLVGIKSEKIYPFLYTMFSTSSRWAYRYLVNVLSAANIPPVYLKLLAISKKRDFRKAAAILLGTKGNEYAIPLLEKLANDPIKDVRRESIKSLGEINTKKSLAIMEKHFEDPNYQIRAALAKALSEYNNDISFKLLEKLADDEVFEVRLEAFYSLNKLGFSGKNIIEKYSHKYPELVMEFLKKENQGARG; this comes from the coding sequence TTGACCCCATTTGTAAAAATAATTTTAATTGCTTTAATAATATTGTTAGCATTATTGTTAATCTTTTATATATTTACTATTATAATCCACCGAAATCATGATAAAACAGGAAATAAGAAATCGATAGAATACAATTTTATTTTAACAAAAATTATTCGCCGGGAAATTAATCCAAATTCCATAAATGTGCCAAAAAAAGATAAAAAATATTTGAGAGATTTATTGATCCTTAAACTAAATTTTTCATCTAATGAAGAAAAAGAATTTATCAGAAATTTATACAAGACATGGGGATTAGAAAAAAATGATATAAAACAGTTGAAAAGTCGTAGATGGTGGAAAAAAGTTGAAGCCCTTAACAGATTAGAAAAAATGAATATAGTTGAAGCAGAATCACTAGCTTTAAAATTAATGGATAGTAAAAAAGTGGAAGTTAGATATGCAGCACTTAAGATGTTAGTTGGAATTAAATCCGAAAAGATATATCCTTTTTTGTATACAATGTTTTCTACAAGTTCTAGGTGGGCATATAGATATCTCGTCAACGTATTATCTGCTGCGAATATACCTCCAGTATATCTAAAACTTTTGGCAATTTCAAAGAAAAGAGACTTTAGAAAAGCTGCTGCAATATTACTTGGAACTAAAGGAAATGAATATGCCATACCTTTACTAGAAAAACTTGCAAATGACCCAATAAAAGATGTAAGAAGAGAATCTATAAAATCTCTAGGAGAAATTAATACAAAGAAAAGTTTAGCAATTATGGAAAAACATTTTGAAGATCCAAATTATCAAATAAGAGCAGCTCTGGCAAAAGCTTTGTCTGAATATAACAATGATATTTCATTTAAACTGTTAGAAAAACTTGCAGATGATGAGGTATTCGAAGTAAGACTAGAAGCATTTTATTCTCTTAACAAATTAGGGTTTTCTGGAAAAAATATTATCGAGAAATACTCTCACAAATATCCGGAGTTAGTTATGGAATTTCTGAAAAAAGAAAATCAGGGAGCTAGGGGATAA
- a CDS encoding CDP-archaeol synthase, whose product MIQIYLENISSYALSCIWFILPAYVGNMAPVFAKRLFKDRFSTPIDFDRNFRNTPIAGKNKTYRGLFAAISLSTVVVLIQKIVYFEPSIHSISLIDYSRINWLLWGVLMGSGAMFGDFIKSIIKRRIGKKPGESWKPLDQVDFLGGALFLCSSLYLPSLDIILGIFVLIPILKISLDRIGYHFKIHDAKW is encoded by the coding sequence ATGATTCAAATATATCTCGAAAATATTTCCTCATATGCCCTCTCATGCATATGGTTTATTTTACCGGCTTATGTGGGCAACATGGCGCCAGTATTTGCAAAAAGATTATTCAAAGATAGATTTTCTACACCCATAGACTTTGATAGAAATTTTAGAAATACACCTATTGCAGGAAAAAATAAAACATACCGTGGATTATTTGCAGCAATTTCTCTTTCAACAGTCGTAGTTCTTATCCAAAAAATAGTTTATTTTGAACCATCTATACATAGTATTTCTCTAATAGATTACTCAAGAATTAACTGGCTCTTATGGGGAGTATTAATGGGAAGTGGTGCAATGTTTGGCGATTTTATAAAAAGCATTATAAAGAGAAGAATTGGCAAAAAACCCGGCGAATCTTGGAAACCCCTAGATCAAGTAGATTTTTTAGGTGGTGCATTATTTTTATGTTCATCCCTTTATTTGCCATCTTTAGATATAATACTAGGAATATTTGTATTAATCCCAATATTGAAGATATCCCTTGATCGAATAGGCTATCATTTTAAAATACACGATGCGAAATGGTAA
- a CDS encoding 4Fe-4S binding protein yields the protein MRRIVRVDEEKCNGCGVCSIICPLKIVSIEKGKAVLDEELCDGLGGCVRKCPQEAMSLVEID from the coding sequence ATGAGAAGAATAGTTAGAGTTGATGAAGAAAAATGTAATGGATGTGGGGTATGCTCTATTATATGCCCCCTAAAAATTGTTTCAATTGAAAAAGGAAAGGCTGTGCTTGATGAAGAATTATGTGATGGCCTCGGAGGGTGTGTAAGGAAGTGCCCTCAAGAAGCCATGAGCTTAGTAGAAATAGATTAG
- a CDS encoding nitroreductase family protein: MVVEKNNIINQSKELLSFMKKRRTIRLFDKKLIPLEAIENCIAIASTAPSGANTQPWTFVVVKDQETKKKIRIEAEKVEEEFYTHKISDEWRECLKPLNLDIRKPFLEQAPYLICIFSQLYGSDKEGKKIKHYYPLESIGIATGFLISALHQLGIATLTYTPAPMDFLNRILNRPDSERPFLILVVGYPSSEYTLPSISKKELKDIMVTV, encoded by the coding sequence ATGGTAGTTGAAAAAAATAATATAATTAATCAATCAAAAGAGCTCCTTTCTTTCATGAAGAAAAGAAGAACAATAAGATTATTTGATAAAAAGCTGATACCCCTTGAAGCGATAGAAAACTGTATTGCTATTGCGAGCACAGCACCAAGTGGAGCAAACACGCAACCTTGGACTTTTGTAGTTGTTAAAGATCAAGAAACTAAGAAGAAAATTAGGATTGAAGCGGAAAAAGTAGAAGAAGAGTTCTATACTCATAAAATCTCTGATGAATGGAGAGAATGCTTAAAACCATTAAATCTTGACATAAGGAAACCGTTTCTTGAACAAGCCCCCTATTTGATATGTATATTCTCCCAGCTTTATGGATCGGATAAGGAAGGAAAAAAAATAAAGCACTATTATCCTCTTGAGTCAATTGGAATTGCAACAGGTTTTTTGATATCTGCACTGCATCAACTGGGAATTGCTACATTGACATATACCCCCGCGCCTATGGATTTCTTAAACAGAATATTGAATAGACCAGATAGCGAAAGACCTTTTCTCATTCTTGTTGTTGGGTATCCTAGCTCTGAGTACACCTTGCCCTCTATTTCAAAAAAAGAATTAAAAGATATAATGGTAACAGTTTAA
- a CDS encoding methionyl-tRNA formyltransferase: MRILLITQKKSDVLTTLITSKNIVGIIEPREDNSLTAIIEKSIFKNVKSVAKKYHIPYLLMKDKKQEILSWTKEKNPDLIVVYSMPFLLKEEIFSFPKLGTINLHTALLPKYRGAVPIFWTYYLFDRDAGVTVHYIDKGEDTGDIILQKGVKVDLGERYYDLRAKFEAAGAKVLLESINLIESDIVQRKKQPSESPTPRAKRVKKDDYLSLIDWNWDIERLWHFFRGTENYLKFFLIKNKLIFRFSRIEVGKMEKTEHGLSVGNIYKDRNGKYIACKDGKIYYKIKFWNPHKK, encoded by the coding sequence TTGAGGATCTTATTGATAACACAAAAAAAATCTGATGTCCTAACAACACTAATTACATCAAAGAATATAGTTGGAATAATCGAGCCAAGAGAGGATAACAGTCTTACAGCTATAATTGAGAAATCAATATTTAAGAATGTTAAATCTGTGGCCAAAAAATATCACATCCCTTATTTATTAATGAAAGATAAGAAACAGGAAATTCTTAGTTGGACAAAGGAGAAAAATCCAGATTTAATCGTTGTTTACTCTATGCCATTTTTACTCAAAGAGGAAATTTTTTCTTTTCCAAAATTAGGTACTATTAATCTGCACACTGCTTTGCTGCCGAAATATAGGGGCGCAGTTCCTATCTTCTGGACATATTATTTATTTGATAGAGATGCAGGCGTCACAGTCCACTATATCGATAAAGGCGAAGACACTGGAGACATAATACTTCAAAAAGGGGTAAAAGTAGATCTAGGTGAACGATATTACGACTTAAGGGCAAAATTTGAAGCAGCAGGTGCGAAAGTATTACTAGAATCAATTAATCTAATAGAATCTGATATAGTTCAGAGAAAGAAACAACCATCCGAATCCCCAACTCCCCGAGCTAAGAGGGTAAAAAAAGATGATTATTTATCCCTAATTGACTGGAATTGGGATATAGAAAGGCTCTGGCACTTTTTTAGAGGCACTGAAAATTATTTAAAATTTTTTCTAATAAAAAATAAATTAATTTTCAGATTTTCTAGAATTGAAGTCGGTAAAATGGAAAAAACTGAACATGGGCTATCAGTAGGAAATATCTACAAAGATCGAAATGGGAAATACATTGCTTGTAAAGATGGTAAAATATACTATAAAATAAAATTTTGGAATCCTCATAAAAAATAA
- a CDS encoding methyltransferase domain-containing protein yields the protein MKKEYKANYYFNEFKSLGTDYNDLEEIRIYDERMGKLRNIKKEIENIINAIDLKKRDALLEIGCGTGEFCIEAAKRCNNVIALDVSKNMLEYAKNKATNKGITNISFVNAGFLSYQHEGKPLDLVVSSIALHHLPDFWKLMALKNINSMLKEKGKFYLHDVVFSFDIKNFEKAVEYWINQTNDDRMKKNMINHISKEFSTTDWIMKKIIEHAGFTIEFKEYKNDFFASYLCIKN from the coding sequence ATGAAAAAAGAGTATAAGGCTAATTATTATTTTAATGAATTCAAATCCCTTGGAACAGATTATAACGATCTCGAAGAAATTAGGATATATGATGAAAGAATGGGTAAATTAAGGAATATAAAAAAAGAAATTGAAAATATTATAAATGCAATTGACCTTAAAAAACGAGATGCCCTTTTAGAAATCGGATGTGGAACCGGTGAATTCTGCATTGAAGCAGCAAAAAGATGCAACAATGTCATCGCATTGGATGTATCTAAAAATATGCTCGAGTATGCAAAAAATAAGGCCACAAATAAGGGAATTACCAACATTTCTTTTGTCAACGCAGGATTCTTATCATACCAACATGAAGGGAAACCATTAGATTTGGTAGTTTCAAGCATAGCTTTACACCATCTTCCAGATTTCTGGAAGCTAATGGCTCTAAAAAATATTAATTCTATGCTTAAAGAAAAAGGCAAATTTTACCTTCATGACGTTGTTTTTTCATTTGATATTAAAAATTTTGAAAAGGCAGTTGAATACTGGATTAATCAAACAAATGATGATAGGATGAAAAAGAACATGATAAATCATATTAGTAAAGAATTTTCTACCACAGATTGGATAATGAAGAAAATCATTGAACATGCGGGATTTACTATTGAATTTAAAGAATATAAAAATGATTTTTTTGCTTCATATTTGTGTATAAAGAACTAG